One part of the Stigmatella aurantiaca genome encodes these proteins:
- a CDS encoding formimidoylglutamate deiminase, giving the protein MNETTVYQPDLLYVRGRLQEGGALRVGADGRILEPGGPLPEGARLVRLPGRALLPGLVNGHSHAFQRLIRGRTEYVAEGHGSDDFWSWREAMYRAAEALTPEEVYTASRQAFLEMVLSGITAVGEFHYLHHQPDGTPYEDRNELARAVIRAARDVGLRIVLLRVGYARAGFRVPENPRQRRFIEPDVDMFLAAVAELARATRGDPGVTVGLAPHSVRAVPKEWLTVLAGVRTDMPVHMHVAEQPREVEVCLAEHGRRPVELLEELGVLETRFTAVHAVHVTEDEARMLGEVSAGVCACPSTERNLGDGIIAADMLAAQGVRLSLGSDSQALVDLLDEARQLEGHLRLRRLRRAVMDPGGGAVDGLGVRLLELATVNGAKSLGLPTGSLEPGTPADFFTVDLNHPSLVGASPASLLSGIVLGTDKAAVRDVAVDGKLVVRDGLHPRAEETGRAFHTLARRLYP; this is encoded by the coding sequence GTGAACGAGACCACGGTTTACCAGCCGGACCTCCTCTATGTGCGGGGACGGCTCCAAGAGGGAGGCGCCCTGCGGGTGGGCGCCGATGGCCGCATCCTGGAGCCGGGAGGGCCCCTGCCGGAAGGGGCACGCCTCGTCCGGCTGCCCGGGCGTGCATTGCTTCCAGGGCTCGTCAACGGGCACTCCCACGCCTTCCAGCGGCTCATCCGCGGGCGCACGGAGTACGTGGCCGAGGGCCATGGCTCGGATGACTTCTGGAGCTGGCGCGAGGCCATGTACCGCGCCGCCGAGGCCCTGACGCCCGAGGAAGTGTACACCGCCTCGCGGCAGGCCTTCCTGGAGATGGTGCTCTCGGGAATCACCGCGGTGGGCGAGTTCCACTACCTGCACCACCAGCCAGACGGCACCCCGTACGAGGACCGCAACGAGCTGGCGCGCGCGGTGATTCGCGCCGCCCGGGACGTGGGCCTGCGCATCGTCCTTCTGCGGGTGGGCTATGCGCGCGCGGGCTTCCGCGTGCCGGAGAACCCCCGGCAGCGCCGCTTCATCGAGCCGGACGTGGACATGTTCCTCGCGGCGGTGGCGGAGCTGGCGCGGGCCACGCGGGGAGACCCCGGGGTGACGGTGGGGCTGGCGCCGCACAGCGTGCGCGCGGTGCCCAAGGAGTGGCTCACCGTGCTCGCCGGGGTGCGCACGGACATGCCGGTGCACATGCACGTGGCGGAGCAGCCCCGCGAGGTGGAGGTGTGCCTCGCCGAGCACGGCCGGCGCCCGGTGGAGCTCCTGGAGGAGCTGGGCGTGCTGGAGACGCGCTTCACCGCCGTGCACGCGGTGCACGTGACGGAGGACGAGGCGCGGATGCTGGGCGAGGTGTCCGCGGGCGTGTGCGCCTGCCCCTCCACGGAGCGCAACCTGGGCGACGGCATCATCGCCGCGGACATGCTGGCGGCGCAGGGCGTGCGCCTGAGCCTGGGCTCGGACAGCCAGGCCCTGGTGGACCTGCTGGACGAGGCCCGGCAGCTTGAGGGGCACCTGCGGCTGCGGCGGCTGCGGCGCGCGGTGATGGACCCGGGCGGCGGCGCGGTGGACGGGCTGGGGGTGCGGCTGCTGGAGCTGGCCACGGTGAACGGGGCGAAGAGCCTGGGGCTGCCCACGGGCTCGCTGGAGCCGGGCACGCCCGCGGACTTCTTCACGGTGGACCTGAACCACCCCTCGCTCGTGGGGGCCAGCCCCGCCTCGCTGCTCTCGGGCATCGTGCTCGGCACGGACAAGGCGGCGGTGCGGGACGTGGCGGTGGACGGAAAGCTCGTGGTGCGAGATGGACTCCATCCGCGCGCGGAGGAAACTGGCCGCGCCTTCCACACCCTGGCCCGGAGACTCTACCCGTGA
- the ligD gene encoding DNA ligase D, which produces MKSPRSLRTYRAKRDFQKTSEPEPGAEAPRGPGEPPIFVVHKHDATRLHYDLRLEIDGALASWALPKGPSFDPKTKRLAVETEDHPLAYAGFEGRIPEGEYGGGDSLLWDRGTYETVPPGEAHAQRQKGHLTVQLHGEKLKGRWHLIRTKPRGKKAQWLCFKAVDGEENPDYDVTAEHPESVKSGRRATRGPVRKAARKQGPLPVEQLLQRVWPPMLAQLSVPEQADDATHLYEVKYDGFRALAALSSGTLTLDSRNGNDLAARFPQIAEALRGLRVTEAVLDGEIVALDAEGRSRFQLLQQGSGAEQRFVAFDLLWLDGEDLRQRPLEARRELLEQLLAGVKPPIQLSERLELPGDKALAEARRRGWEGLIAKRKGSAYVGSRSGDWLKLKVQAGQEAVILGYLPIKNERAKEEIGALLVGVHGPDGYHDVGKVGTGFTSKTRRELRALLDRQRVKAPAAVDAKARAGAVWVKPKYVAQLQFTEWTSDGRLRHPVFQGLRTDKKPEEVVREKPQATAKASRSSGSRRAPTALAARSTRAAAPKAPPAEDTGMARLTHGDRVLFPEDGFTKQDVFDYYREAAPLLLPVLANRPLAVQQWPAGIQAPGFFRHELSGMPGWLPTLRVKHEEKTLRHVNVQNVDALLWLANQSALTLHVWSSHAPKLAQPDWVVFDLDPGKGGWEDLLTVARLLREKLEALGLESLPKTSGKRGLHVLVPLAPGHTYAQTQRFSERIAAELEAELGSIATTERSISKRRGRLYLDVGQNGRGKTVVAPYSLRAIAGAPFSAPLKWSEVTRKLDPLRFNLKTLAKRLDAVGDLFAQALQGTQTLE; this is translated from the coding sequence GTGAAAAGCCCACGTTCTCTCCGGACCTACCGCGCCAAGCGCGACTTTCAGAAGACCTCCGAGCCCGAGCCCGGGGCCGAAGCCCCTCGTGGCCCGGGCGAGCCGCCCATCTTCGTCGTGCACAAGCACGATGCCACCCGGCTCCACTACGACTTGCGCCTGGAGATCGACGGCGCGCTGGCCAGCTGGGCGCTGCCCAAGGGGCCCAGCTTCGACCCGAAGACGAAGCGGCTCGCGGTGGAGACGGAAGACCACCCGCTGGCCTACGCCGGGTTCGAGGGGCGTATCCCCGAGGGGGAGTATGGCGGCGGAGACTCCCTGCTGTGGGACCGCGGCACCTACGAGACCGTGCCGCCCGGGGAGGCCCACGCCCAGCGCCAGAAGGGCCACCTCACGGTGCAGCTCCACGGCGAGAAGCTCAAGGGCCGCTGGCACCTCATCCGCACGAAGCCCCGCGGCAAGAAGGCCCAGTGGCTGTGCTTCAAGGCGGTGGATGGCGAGGAGAACCCGGACTACGACGTCACCGCCGAGCACCCCGAGTCCGTGAAGTCCGGCCGCCGCGCCACGCGAGGGCCCGTGCGCAAGGCCGCGCGGAAGCAGGGCCCCCTGCCCGTGGAGCAGCTCCTCCAGCGGGTGTGGCCTCCCATGCTCGCCCAGCTCTCCGTTCCCGAGCAGGCCGATGATGCCACCCACCTCTATGAGGTGAAGTACGACGGCTTCCGTGCCCTGGCCGCCCTGTCCTCCGGCACGCTGACGCTCGACAGCCGCAACGGCAATGACCTGGCCGCCCGGTTCCCGCAGATCGCCGAGGCCCTGCGCGGGCTGCGCGTCACCGAGGCCGTGCTGGATGGCGAGATCGTCGCCCTGGATGCCGAGGGCCGCTCCCGCTTCCAGCTCCTGCAACAGGGCAGCGGCGCGGAGCAACGCTTCGTCGCCTTCGACCTGCTGTGGCTGGACGGTGAGGACCTGCGGCAACGGCCCCTGGAGGCCCGGCGCGAGCTGCTGGAGCAGTTGCTCGCGGGCGTGAAGCCGCCGATCCAGCTCTCCGAGCGCCTGGAGCTGCCCGGAGACAAGGCGCTCGCGGAGGCCCGGCGCCGGGGCTGGGAGGGGCTCATCGCCAAGCGCAAGGGCTCCGCCTACGTGGGCTCACGCTCCGGCGACTGGCTGAAGCTCAAGGTCCAGGCAGGCCAGGAGGCCGTCATCCTCGGCTACCTGCCCATCAAGAACGAGCGGGCGAAGGAGGAGATCGGCGCGCTGCTGGTGGGCGTGCACGGGCCGGACGGCTACCACGACGTGGGCAAGGTGGGCACCGGCTTCACCTCGAAGACACGGCGCGAGCTGCGCGCCCTGCTCGACCGGCAGCGCGTGAAGGCCCCCGCCGCGGTGGACGCGAAGGCCCGCGCGGGCGCCGTCTGGGTCAAGCCCAAGTACGTGGCCCAGCTCCAGTTCACCGAGTGGACCTCCGATGGCCGGCTGCGGCACCCGGTCTTCCAGGGCCTGCGCACGGACAAGAAGCCAGAGGAGGTGGTGCGCGAGAAACCCCAGGCCACCGCCAAGGCCTCGCGCAGCTCGGGCTCCCGCCGCGCCCCCACGGCGCTTGCGGCCCGCTCCACGCGCGCGGCCGCTCCGAAGGCGCCCCCGGCGGAGGACACCGGGATGGCGCGGCTGACCCACGGGGACCGGGTGCTCTTCCCCGAGGACGGGTTCACCAAGCAGGACGTGTTCGATTACTACCGCGAGGCGGCGCCCCTGCTCCTGCCGGTGCTGGCGAACCGGCCCCTCGCCGTGCAGCAGTGGCCCGCGGGCATCCAGGCCCCGGGCTTCTTCCGGCACGAGCTGTCCGGCATGCCCGGGTGGCTGCCCACGTTGCGCGTGAAGCACGAGGAGAAGACGCTGCGGCACGTGAACGTGCAGAACGTGGATGCGCTGCTGTGGCTCGCCAACCAGTCCGCGCTCACCCTGCACGTCTGGTCCAGCCATGCGCCGAAGCTCGCGCAGCCCGACTGGGTGGTGTTCGATCTGGATCCCGGCAAGGGCGGCTGGGAGGACCTGCTCACCGTGGCCCGCCTTCTGCGCGAGAAGCTGGAGGCGCTCGGGCTGGAGAGCCTGCCGAAGACTTCGGGCAAGCGCGGGCTGCACGTGCTGGTTCCCCTGGCGCCCGGGCACACCTATGCCCAGACCCAGCGGTTCTCGGAGCGGATCGCCGCCGAGCTGGAGGCGGAGCTGGGCAGCATCGCCACCACCGAGCGCAGCATCTCGAAGCGCCGCGGGCGGCTCTACCTGGACGTGGGCCAGAACGGCCGGGGAAAGACCGTGGTGGCGCCCTACTCGCTTCGCGCCATCGCCGGGGCCCCCTTCTCCGCCCCGCTCAAGTGGAGCGAGGTGACGCGGAAGCTGGACCCCCTGCGCTTCAACCTGAAGACGCTGGCGAAGCGGCTGGATGCCGTGGGGGACCTGTTCGCGCAGGCACTCCAGGGCACCCAGACGCTCGAGTGA
- a CDS encoding DUF5011 domain-containing protein yields MLKLISGSKSYRGLLLSAFTLAACGPADAPETGSDAPAQAEGALANGPACASLPATLTLNGEANWTIECSASATYTDPGAQAADGCGNALTVNTYNSGQNPTPKEPGPNPKVEGDYAVSYWAQPPGGHAVAATRWVKVDDRTAPTLSLKGAAHIVHTCNRPFVDPGAEATDACYGPLSHVIWRTGEVNGWAEGTYTVTYTLTDPGGNVATPVTRTVEVVDCPW; encoded by the coding sequence ATGCTCAAACTAATCAGCGGTTCAAAGTCTTACCGTGGGCTTCTGCTCTCTGCCTTCACCCTCGCCGCGTGTGGGCCCGCGGATGCTCCGGAGACCGGTTCGGACGCCCCCGCGCAGGCGGAGGGCGCACTGGCGAACGGGCCTGCCTGTGCCTCCTTGCCCGCCACGCTGACGCTCAACGGCGAGGCGAACTGGACCATCGAGTGCTCGGCGTCCGCCACCTACACGGATCCGGGCGCGCAGGCCGCCGACGGGTGTGGCAACGCCCTGACGGTCAACACGTACAACTCCGGGCAGAACCCCACGCCCAAGGAGCCCGGCCCGAACCCCAAGGTCGAGGGCGACTACGCGGTGTCCTACTGGGCGCAGCCTCCGGGCGGGCACGCGGTGGCCGCCACCCGCTGGGTCAAGGTCGATGACCGCACGGCCCCCACGCTGTCGCTCAAGGGCGCGGCCCACATCGTCCACACCTGCAACCGCCCGTTCGTGGATCCCGGCGCCGAGGCCACCGACGCGTGCTACGGCCCCCTCTCGCACGTCATCTGGCGCACCGGCGAGGTGAATGGCTGGGCCGAGGGCACCTACACGGTTACCTACACGCTCACGGATCCGGGCGGCAACGTGGCCACCCCGGTGACGCGCACCGTGGAAGTGGTCGACTGCCCCTGGTAG
- a CDS encoding ferritin-like domain-containing protein encodes MEVKSEVVKLRSLAQLDADAVGTYDAAISRIAAPLVRERLNDFRVDHLRHIQDLNLLIERFGGEPVALSPDLKGAAMKGLTAVTSMMGTEAALVAMLGNEEFTNRAYDLALQFDWSPEVAQLIQKNREDERRHLTWIRDAIRARPWLREQASAAEGSEITT; translated from the coding sequence ATGGAAGTGAAGTCCGAAGTGGTGAAGTTGCGGAGCCTGGCCCAGCTCGACGCGGACGCGGTGGGCACCTACGACGCGGCGATCTCCCGGATTGCCGCGCCCCTGGTGCGTGAGCGGCTCAATGATTTCCGGGTGGACCACCTGCGCCACATCCAGGATCTCAACCTGCTCATCGAGCGCTTCGGCGGCGAGCCGGTGGCGCTGAGCCCCGACCTGAAGGGCGCGGCGATGAAGGGCCTGACGGCGGTGACGAGCATGATGGGCACCGAGGCGGCCCTGGTGGCCATGCTCGGCAACGAGGAGTTCACCAACCGCGCCTATGACTTGGCGCTCCAGTTCGACTGGAGCCCGGAGGTGGCGCAGCTCATCCAGAAGAACCGGGAGGATGAACGGCGCCACCTGACGTGGATCCGCGATGCGATCCGCGCCCGTCCCTGGCTGCGCGAGCAGGCCTCGGCCGCCGAGGGCTCGGAAATCACCACCTGA
- the argE gene encoding acetylornithine deacetylase — protein sequence MNDTLPALRATLTELVALDTTSSRPNAPLIDSAQQHLERAGFSAQRQRYLDDAGVEKVNLVAVKGGDEGRAALALVGHSDCVPYDAAWTDALRLTEKDGRLYARGACDTKGFIACALHAATHATNLRAPLMVVLTADEEVGLVGAKRLVEAGLGRARHAIVGEPTRLTPIRANKGYCLAEVEVQGKEGHSAYPESGASAIFRAGRFLHRLEALAYTTLREERDTGFEPPYTTVNVGLIQGGKAKNVIPGACRFTVEWRPIPGQSPDRVAEMLERIRQELVKQEPGYEARIRVLRMDRGVSTPPEADVVRFLAEVSGNEPGTVSFGTEAPQLTELGAEAVVFGPGDIRVAHQTGEYVPAEDLVRCESALAQAITRFCGTP from the coding sequence GTGAACGACACCCTGCCCGCGCTGCGCGCCACCCTGACGGAGCTGGTGGCGCTGGACACCACCTCGTCCCGTCCCAACGCGCCGCTCATCGACTCCGCGCAGCAGCACCTGGAGCGGGCGGGCTTCTCCGCGCAGCGCCAGCGCTACCTGGATGACGCGGGCGTGGAGAAGGTGAACCTGGTGGCGGTGAAGGGCGGGGACGAGGGGCGCGCGGCGCTCGCGCTGGTGGGGCACTCGGACTGCGTCCCCTATGACGCGGCGTGGACGGACGCGCTGCGGCTGACGGAGAAGGACGGGCGGCTGTACGCGCGCGGCGCGTGTGACACCAAGGGCTTCATCGCCTGCGCGCTCCACGCGGCCACCCACGCCACGAACCTGCGCGCGCCGCTGATGGTGGTGCTCACCGCGGACGAGGAGGTGGGGCTCGTGGGCGCGAAAAGGCTGGTGGAGGCGGGGCTGGGGCGGGCACGGCACGCCATCGTGGGAGAGCCCACGCGGCTGACGCCCATCCGGGCCAACAAGGGCTACTGCCTCGCCGAGGTGGAGGTGCAGGGCAAGGAGGGGCACAGCGCGTACCCGGAGTCGGGCGCCTCGGCCATCTTCCGCGCCGGGCGCTTCCTGCACCGGCTGGAGGCGCTGGCGTACACCACGCTGCGTGAGGAGCGGGACACGGGCTTCGAGCCGCCCTACACCACGGTGAACGTGGGGCTCATCCAGGGGGGCAAGGCGAAGAACGTCATCCCCGGGGCGTGCCGCTTCACGGTGGAGTGGCGGCCCATTCCGGGCCAGTCCCCGGACCGGGTGGCGGAGATGCTGGAGCGCATCCGCCAGGAGCTGGTGAAGCAGGAGCCGGGTTACGAGGCGCGCATCCGCGTGCTGCGGATGGACCGGGGCGTGAGCACGCCGCCGGAGGCGGACGTGGTGCGCTTCCTGGCGGAGGTGTCCGGCAACGAGCCGGGCACCGTCTCCTTCGGCACCGAGGCCCCGCAGCTCACGGAGCTGGGGGCCGAGGCGGTGGTGTTCGGCCCGGGAGACATCCGGGTGGCGCACCAGACCGGGGAGTACGTGCCGGCGGAGGACCTGGTGCGCTGCGAGTCCGCGCTCGCCCAGGCCATCACGCGCTTCTGCGGCACGCCCTGA
- a CDS encoding peptidyl-prolyl cis-trans isomerase, producing MRFRPLLSVPALSVLLFSGCGKEGPAAGSTSSPPAAQVKGTPVVSFQGGAITLEQLQTYISQMNPAARTRVQSVEQRREYAEGLARFELFVQEARRRGLDQDPEVLEAAKRAMVQRLLHKEFEEQAAPVTPEDIAAYYETNKAEFISPARGRYSHLLVPAPAGSADRAAKKKQAQALLDKARKLQPLDFDGFDALVKEASGDPEAKPASADTHLVTPGELKEKLGPEVAAAAGKLQRVGETSAVVESPKGFHLLKLTDVRPERNQPLEAVSSMLRTRIARERREARVSAYTEKLQEQAQFKTDTAVLEKLQVDVQAPQAEATGPVPGYLPAPQPTR from the coding sequence ATGCGCTTCCGCCCTCTGCTCTCGGTTCCCGCCCTCTCGGTTCTCCTGTTCTCTGGCTGTGGCAAGGAAGGCCCGGCGGCCGGGAGCACCTCGTCCCCGCCGGCCGCGCAGGTGAAGGGCACGCCGGTGGTCTCGTTTCAGGGCGGCGCCATCACCCTGGAGCAACTCCAGACTTACATCTCGCAGATGAACCCCGCCGCACGCACCCGGGTGCAGTCGGTGGAGCAGCGGCGGGAGTACGCCGAGGGGCTGGCGCGCTTCGAGCTCTTCGTCCAGGAGGCGCGGCGCCGGGGGCTGGACCAGGACCCGGAGGTGCTTGAGGCGGCCAAGCGCGCCATGGTGCAGCGGCTGCTGCACAAGGAGTTCGAGGAGCAGGCGGCCCCGGTCACCCCCGAGGACATCGCCGCCTATTACGAGACGAACAAGGCCGAGTTCATCTCCCCGGCGCGCGGGCGCTACTCGCACCTGCTGGTGCCTGCCCCCGCGGGGAGCGCTGATCGCGCCGCGAAGAAGAAGCAGGCCCAGGCGCTGCTGGACAAGGCGCGCAAGCTCCAGCCCCTGGACTTCGATGGCTTCGATGCGCTGGTGAAGGAGGCCTCGGGCGATCCGGAGGCCAAACCCGCGAGCGCCGACACCCACCTGGTCACCCCCGGGGAATTGAAGGAAAAGCTGGGGCCCGAGGTGGCCGCCGCGGCGGGCAAGCTTCAGCGCGTGGGGGAGACCTCGGCCGTGGTGGAGTCCCCCAAAGGCTTTCATCTGCTGAAACTGACCGACGTGCGCCCCGAGCGAAACCAGCCCCTGGAGGCTGTGTCATCGATGTTACGCACGCGAATCGCCCGCGAGCGGCGGGAGGCGCGCGTCAGCGCATACACCGAGAAACTCCAGGAACAAGCTCAATTCAAGACAGACACAGCAGTGCTTGAAAAGCTTCAGGTCGACGTTCAGGCCCCGCAGGCCGAGGCCACGGGGCCGGTGCCGGGTTATCTTCCAGCGCCTCAGCCCACGCGTTAG